In Candidatus Kaistella beijingensis, a genomic segment contains:
- a CDS encoding IS1182 family transposase, whose amino-acid sequence MNFKHYNQNQLVLFPYSFEELIPENHPVRIVNDILERINIDPLLKAYSREGNPSYHPGMMLKVMVFAYMNNIYSSRKIEKALRENINFMWLSNMSIVDHNTVNRFRSNKLEAAFKDIFSQVVLLLADEGLVSLKQVFVDGTKIEAQANRYTFVWANAIKTNKEKMLRQLEDLWKYAQNVAREEDKDPEPPEFKEISKEKIQQTVENINAKLKGSDRKTDSDKKAKAKLNYIKNNFEKNLDKYEAQEAILKERNSYSKTDEDATFMRMKDDHMQNGQLKPAYNAQISTENQIIVNYTIHQQTNDFNTLEHHLKNFEKLYGEKRLAELEELTADAGYGSEQNYELLEQNNITPYVKYNTFDKEQDAHYQAKHKTFSKENLHYNQEKDYYVCAMGQKMEKTHESTRKTKTGYPQKLSHYQAKNCDGCPIRGVCHSSKENRSVERNHHLEQYKEKIRELLNSQEGIKKRRQRSVEVEPVFAHLKHCNNFKRFTLKGLKKVELEFGLHALAHNLRKKVA is encoded by the coding sequence ATGAATTTCAAGCATTATAACCAAAATCAGCTGGTGCTGTTTCCTTATAGTTTTGAGGAATTGATTCCCGAAAATCACCCTGTTCGGATTGTCAATGATATTTTGGAGAGAATTAATATAGATCCGCTTCTAAAAGCCTACAGCAGAGAAGGAAATCCCAGTTATCATCCCGGGATGATGCTCAAAGTGATGGTTTTTGCGTACATGAATAATATTTATTCCTCCCGGAAGATAGAAAAAGCGCTTCGGGAAAATATCAATTTTATGTGGCTTTCCAACATGAGCATTGTGGATCACAATACCGTGAACCGCTTCCGGAGCAATAAGCTGGAAGCGGCTTTCAAGGATATTTTCTCGCAAGTAGTTTTGCTTTTGGCAGATGAAGGCTTGGTGAGTTTGAAACAGGTTTTTGTGGATGGAACGAAAATCGAAGCACAGGCAAACCGCTACACTTTTGTTTGGGCAAATGCCATTAAAACCAATAAAGAAAAAATGCTCCGCCAATTGGAAGATCTTTGGAAATACGCTCAAAACGTGGCAAGAGAGGAAGACAAAGACCCTGAACCGCCTGAGTTTAAAGAAATCAGCAAAGAAAAGATCCAGCAAACCGTAGAAAATATCAATGCCAAATTGAAAGGCAGCGACCGCAAGACCGATTCCGACAAAAAAGCTAAAGCCAAGCTGAATTACATTAAAAATAATTTTGAGAAAAACCTCGATAAATACGAAGCTCAGGAAGCGATTTTAAAAGAAAGGAACTCTTACAGCAAGACGGATGAAGACGCCACTTTTATGAGAATGAAGGATGATCACATGCAGAACGGACAGCTTAAACCCGCCTACAATGCACAAATTTCTACGGAGAATCAAATCATCGTCAATTATACCATTCACCAGCAGACCAATGACTTCAATACCCTAGAGCATCATCTTAAAAATTTTGAGAAACTCTATGGGGAAAAAAGATTGGCGGAATTAGAAGAACTCACTGCCGATGCAGGTTATGGGAGCGAGCAGAACTATGAATTGCTGGAACAGAACAATATTACACCTTATGTAAAATACAACACCTTCGACAAAGAGCAGGATGCCCATTATCAGGCGAAACACAAAACATTCAGCAAAGAAAATCTGCACTACAATCAGGAAAAAGATTATTACGTCTGTGCGATGGGTCAAAAGATGGAAAAAACACACGAAAGCACTCGGAAAACCAAGACCGGTTACCCTCAAAAACTCTCGCATTATCAGGCTAAAAACTGTGATGGATGCCCAATCAGAGGCGTTTGTCACAGTTCCAAAGAAAATCGCAGTGTAGAGCGAAACCATCATCTGGAACAGTACAAAGAGAAAATCAGGGAACTATTAAACAGCCAAGAAGGCATTAAAAAACGCAGACAACGCTCGGTTGAAGTAGAACCTGTGTTTGCACATCTGAAACATTGCAACAATTTTAAGCGGTTTACCCTGAAAGGTCTGAAAAAAGTAGAATTGGAGTTCGGATTGCACGCATTAGCACACAATTTAAGAAAGAAAGTTGCCTAA